A window from Streptomyces sp. NBC_00299 encodes these proteins:
- a CDS encoding serine/threonine-protein kinase, with the protein MLTLKAGHEVAGRYLLREPIGSGGMGVVWQAWDETLKRIVAVKCARPDDEHAARRLRKEAQYAARLHHPNVVPIFDFVEEADAGSGEATCWIVMEYVPSRSLAQIVADSGPLPPEDAGSVGSQIAAALAKSHALGVVHGDVTPENILVTEDGVARLTDFGIARALWSDVTQTHTVTTGVVRGKPKYLAPELARGRPADEKADVFSLGASVFAAVEGQSPYGVVDHPMAYVARAIEGHLEPAERAGRLTAPLAALLAPDPRRRPDAAEAHRLLTRAAPPPPEVQGRLHDAHTPHLASLTLRLPRAVRRRRRPLAISAGALAVAAAVMAGILVATSGGDPDDTPRAPDAKPSATAPAQAGAIGGIRTANPCGLLDATSLSRFGDTELDPDYGELDRCDVLVLGDDGDEIAGVEANFLSEAREFDGGVQVRRVGNVQVASLTRVADHCERYIRTSDRRGIIIRGERRGAGAPDPCALADAATDYAVTVLDRGPVPRRAESWPATSLARLDACKLLGTAALDRVPDLRTRPSDHGFADWDCEWASADGDKAFVELSFTRDNQLEDDGRPKSLAGTTAYVSAEEEGEGSCVVYAPHRTYTNSVGDRTTELIRLTVLGQRPAEQECATAEALTATALKNIADQLPEAK; encoded by the coding sequence GTGTTGACGTTGAAGGCCGGGCACGAAGTCGCCGGCCGCTACCTCCTCCGTGAACCCATCGGCAGCGGCGGGATGGGCGTCGTCTGGCAGGCCTGGGACGAGACGCTGAAGCGGATCGTCGCGGTCAAGTGCGCGCGCCCGGACGACGAGCATGCCGCCAGAAGGCTCCGGAAGGAGGCGCAGTACGCCGCGCGGCTGCACCATCCGAACGTCGTTCCTATCTTCGACTTCGTCGAGGAGGCGGACGCCGGATCCGGCGAGGCCACCTGCTGGATCGTCATGGAGTACGTCCCCTCCCGCAGCCTCGCCCAGATCGTGGCCGACAGCGGCCCGCTCCCGCCCGAGGACGCCGGGTCCGTCGGCTCCCAGATCGCCGCCGCGCTGGCGAAGTCGCATGCCCTGGGCGTCGTGCACGGCGATGTCACGCCGGAGAACATCCTGGTGACCGAGGACGGGGTCGCCCGGCTGACCGACTTCGGCATCGCGCGCGCCCTGTGGAGCGACGTCACGCAGACGCACACGGTCACGACGGGTGTGGTGCGGGGCAAGCCCAAGTACCTCGCACCCGAGTTGGCCAGGGGACGGCCGGCGGACGAGAAGGCCGACGTGTTCTCCCTCGGCGCCAGCGTGTTCGCGGCGGTCGAGGGGCAGTCGCCGTACGGCGTGGTGGACCACCCGATGGCCTACGTCGCCCGGGCCATCGAGGGGCACCTCGAACCCGCCGAGCGGGCCGGCCGGCTCACCGCCCCGCTGGCCGCGCTGCTGGCACCGGACCCCCGGCGCCGCCCCGACGCCGCCGAGGCGCACCGGTTGCTGACCCGGGCCGCCCCGCCGCCCCCGGAGGTCCAGGGCAGACTGCACGACGCCCACACCCCGCACCTCGCCTCGCTCACCCTGCGGCTGCCGCGTGCCGTGCGGCGTCGGCGGCGCCCCCTGGCGATCTCGGCCGGGGCACTGGCTGTGGCGGCCGCGGTCATGGCGGGGATCCTCGTCGCCACGTCGGGCGGCGACCCGGACGACACCCCCCGCGCCCCTGACGCGAAGCCCTCCGCCACGGCCCCCGCGCAGGCCGGCGCCATCGGCGGCATCCGTACGGCCAACCCGTGCGGGCTGCTCGACGCCACCTCCCTGAGCCGCTTCGGAGACACCGAACTCGACCCGGACTACGGTGAGTTGGACCGCTGTGACGTGCTCGTACTCGGCGACGACGGGGACGAGATCGCCGGTGTCGAGGCCAACTTCCTCAGTGAGGCCCGGGAGTTCGACGGCGGCGTGCAGGTCCGTAGGGTCGGCAACGTCCAGGTCGCCAGCTTGACGCGCGTCGCCGATCACTGTGAGCGGTACATCCGGACCTCCGACCGCCGGGGGATCATCATCCGCGGGGAGCGGCGGGGGGCCGGCGCCCCCGATCCCTGTGCCCTGGCCGACGCCGCCACCGACTACGCGGTCACGGTGCTGGACCGGGGCCCGGTGCCCCGGCGCGCGGAGTCCTGGCCGGCCACCTCGCTCGCCCGCCTCGACGCCTGCAAGCTGCTCGGCACCGCCGCGCTCGACCGCGTACCGGACCTGCGGACCCGGCCGTCGGACCACGGTTTCGCCGACTGGGACTGCGAATGGGCGAGCGCGGACGGCGACAAGGCCTTCGTGGAGTTGTCCTTCACCCGGGACAACCAGCTGGAGGACGACGGACGGCCGAAGTCCCTCGCCGGGACGACGGCTTACGTCTCCGCGGAGGAGGAGGGCGAGGGCAGTTGCGTCGTGTACGCACCGCACCGCACGTACACCAACTCCGTCGGCGACCGCACGACCGAGCTGATCCGGCTGACCGTACTCGGGCAGCGGCCGGCCGAGCAGGAGTGCGCCACGGCCGAGGCGCTGACGGCCACCGCGCTGAAGAACATCGCCGACCAACTGCCGGAGGCGAAATGA
- a CDS encoding FMN reductase, with protein MKLVVVSAGLSVPSSTRLLGDRLAAATVRQAADPVDIEVVELRDLAVEIAHNFTSGFPGRQLAAAIDAVTSADGLIVVTPVFSASYSGLFKSFFDVIEKDALAGIPVLIAATGGTARHSLVLEHALRPLFAHLRAVVVPTGVYAASEDWGAEGLNGRVERAAGELVSLMAGRPAQRRAELEVVPFAEQLAAISSPSGA; from the coding sequence ATGAAGCTCGTCGTCGTGTCCGCGGGGCTGAGCGTCCCGTCCTCCACCCGGCTGCTCGGCGACCGGCTGGCGGCGGCAACGGTCCGACAGGCCGCCGACCCGGTGGACATCGAGGTGGTCGAGCTGCGCGACCTCGCGGTGGAGATCGCGCACAACTTCACCAGCGGCTTCCCCGGCCGGCAGCTCGCCGCCGCGATCGACGCGGTGACCTCGGCCGACGGCCTGATCGTCGTCACGCCGGTGTTCTCGGCCTCGTACAGCGGCCTGTTCAAGTCCTTCTTCGACGTGATCGAGAAGGACGCGCTGGCCGGCATCCCGGTGCTGATCGCCGCGACCGGCGGCACGGCCCGGCACTCCCTGGTCCTGGAGCACGCCCTGCGTCCGCTCTTCGCCCACCTGAGGGCCGTGGTCGTCCCGACCGGCGTGTACGCCGCCTCGGAGGACTGGGGCGCCGAAGGGCTGAACGGGCGCGTGGAGCGGGCGGCGGGGGAACTGGTCAGCCTGATGGCCGGACGGCCCGCCCAGAGAAGGGCCGAGCTCGAGGTGGTGCCCTTCGCCGAGCAGCTGGCGGCCATTTCCAGCCCGTCCGGCGCTTGA
- a CDS encoding LLM class flavin-dependent oxidoreductase: MQFGIFSVGDVTPDPTTGRTPTERDRIKAMVAIALKAEEVGLDVFATGEHHNPPFVPSSPTTMLGYIAARTERLVLSTSTTLITTNDPVKIAEDFAMLQHLADGRVDLMMGRGNTGPVYPWFGKDIRQGINLAIENYALLHRLWREDVVNWEGKFRTPLQGFTSTPRPLDGVAPFVWHGSIRSPEIAEQAAYYGDGFFHNNIFWPADHTKQMVELYRNRYAHYGHGTPEQAIVGLGGQVFMRKNSQDAIREFRPYFDVAPVYGHGPSLEDFTDQTPLTVGSPQQVIEKTLSFREYAGDYQRQLFLMDHAGLPLKTVLEQLDMLGEEVVPVLRKEFAAGRPAEVPQAPTHASLLAKKGAEEVTVA, encoded by the coding sequence ATGCAGTTCGGGATCTTCAGCGTCGGCGATGTCACGCCGGACCCCACCACGGGCCGTACGCCGACCGAGCGCGACCGCATCAAGGCCATGGTCGCCATCGCGCTGAAGGCCGAGGAGGTCGGGCTCGACGTCTTCGCGACCGGCGAGCACCACAACCCGCCGTTCGTGCCGTCGTCCCCGACGACGATGCTCGGCTACATCGCGGCGCGGACGGAGCGGCTGGTCCTCTCCACCTCCACCACCCTCATCACCACCAACGACCCGGTGAAGATCGCCGAGGACTTCGCGATGCTCCAGCACCTGGCCGACGGCCGGGTGGACCTGATGATGGGCCGGGGCAACACCGGCCCGGTCTATCCCTGGTTCGGCAAGGACATCCGGCAGGGCATCAACCTCGCCATCGAGAACTACGCCCTGCTGCACCGGCTGTGGCGCGAGGACGTCGTGAACTGGGAGGGCAAGTTCCGTACGCCCCTCCAGGGCTTCACGTCCACGCCCCGCCCGCTGGACGGTGTGGCGCCGTTCGTCTGGCACGGCTCGATCCGCTCGCCGGAGATCGCCGAGCAGGCCGCGTACTACGGCGACGGCTTCTTCCACAACAACATCTTCTGGCCGGCCGACCACACCAAGCAGATGGTCGAGCTGTACCGGAACAGGTACGCCCACTACGGGCACGGCACCCCCGAGCAGGCGATCGTCGGGCTCGGCGGGCAGGTCTTCATGCGGAAGAACTCGCAGGACGCGATCCGTGAGTTCCGGCCGTACTTCGATGTCGCGCCGGTGTACGGGCACGGCCCGTCGCTGGAGGACTTCACGGACCAGACGCCGCTGACGGTCGGCTCCCCGCAGCAGGTGATCGAGAAGACGCTCTCCTTCCGCGAGTACGCGGGCGACTACCAGCGCCAGCTGTTCCTGATGGACCACGCCGGGCTGCCGCTGAAGACGGTCCTGGAGCAGCTCGACATGCTCGGCGAAGAGGTCGTGCCGGTGCTGCGCAAGGAGTTCGCCGCCGGGCGGCCGGCCGAGGTGCCTCAGGCGCCCACGCACGCGTCCCTGCTGGCGAAGAAGGGTGCGGAAGAGGTGACCGTCGCATGA
- a CDS encoding EamA family transporter, producing the protein MHSLTERSPGPVRPSYALPVTTAATAATVALTAIAPATWGTTYAVTTELLPPGHPMFAALMRALPAGLLGLAITRVLPRGDWWWRAAVLGALNIGVMFPLLFVAAERLPGGVAATLGATQPLLVAGLAIAALHDRPTAWRWTWGVIGVAGVGLVVLGPDAHLDAVGVLAGLGGTAAMAGGVVLTKRWGRPEGVGPLTLAGWQLTAGGLLLLPLTLAIEGVPQRIDAGAAGGYLWLGSMGGLIAYTLWFRGIGRLPVGASAPLVLLSPLVATVVGLALGESLSLPQSAGFALALAALLAAQLNSPKALMRGARVR; encoded by the coding sequence ATGCACTCCTTGACCGAGCGGTCACCGGGCCCGGTACGGCCTTCGTACGCGCTGCCGGTGACCACCGCCGCGACCGCCGCAACCGTCGCCCTCACCGCTATCGCCCCCGCGACGTGGGGCACCACATACGCCGTGACCACGGAACTCCTCCCGCCCGGGCACCCGATGTTCGCCGCACTGATGCGCGCCCTGCCCGCCGGGCTGCTCGGGCTGGCGATCACGCGCGTGCTGCCGCGCGGGGACTGGTGGTGGCGGGCCGCCGTCCTTGGCGCGCTCAACATCGGCGTCATGTTCCCCCTGTTGTTCGTGGCCGCCGAACGGCTCCCCGGCGGTGTCGCCGCCACCCTCGGCGCCACCCAGCCACTGCTCGTCGCCGGGCTCGCCATCGCCGCGCTCCACGACCGGCCGACGGCCTGGCGATGGACGTGGGGCGTGATCGGCGTCGCCGGCGTCGGACTCGTCGTGCTCGGGCCGGACGCCCACCTGGACGCCGTCGGGGTGCTCGCCGGCCTCGGCGGTACGGCCGCCATGGCCGGCGGGGTCGTCCTCACCAAGCGCTGGGGCCGTCCCGAGGGCGTCGGCCCGCTGACCCTGGCCGGCTGGCAACTCACCGCCGGCGGACTGCTGTTGCTCCCCCTCACCCTCGCGATCGAGGGGGTGCCGCAGCGGATCGACGCCGGGGCGGCCGGCGGCTACCTGTGGCTCGGCAGCATGGGCGGCTTGATCGCGTACACGCTCTGGTTCCGCGGCATCGGCAGGCTGCCGGTCGGGGCGTCCGCACCGCTGGTGCTGCTGTCCCCGCTGGTCGCGACCGTCGTCGGCCTCGCCCTGGGCGAGTCGCTGAGCCTGCCGCAGAGCGCCGGCTTCGCGCTCGCCCTGGCCGCATTGCTGGCGGCACAGCTCAATTCGCCGAAGGCGCTGATGAGAGGAGCACGGGTTCGATGA
- a CDS encoding ATP-binding protein: MSTARRRLGKLLTARRSTGLGTTFALSFAAVTAVVTVLVGLLSYTAAARLVRVDQESVFDEVVQDLRGEVRQRPMTPNDFSSSAPGHDLVRPARTDVQVLGPDGAVVDPGRPGLPVTPADRRIAADGTAGRMVQHKDVDVGSDVYRVATVALGGGRGAVQIAQEFSDTEDLLRALQQRTLLLMAAVVTLAGLFGWWLARRITRRLVVLTSAAEDVARTRRLGIQVPVAGYDEVGRLGRAFDRMLGRLAQSEEDQRRLVQDAGHELRTPLTSLRTNISLLRRIDELPPDTRDELVADLGQEARELTDLVNELVDLAAGQSDAEPAQRVDLADIAEDVAGLARRRTGRRIVVRACGETTTQGRPAMLQRAVTNLVENAAKFDREGTAPIEINVAGPARPGTVRVEVLDRGPGIAEDDLIRVFDRFYRAADARSLPGSGLGLSIVREVALSHGGAPFAFRRDGGGTAIGFTVGGSG; encoded by the coding sequence GTGAGCACGGCCCGGCGGCGGCTCGGGAAACTGCTGACAGCGCGACGCAGCACAGGACTGGGCACCACCTTCGCCCTGTCCTTCGCCGCCGTGACCGCCGTGGTCACCGTCCTGGTCGGCCTGCTGTCGTACACCGCCGCCGCCCGGCTGGTGCGGGTCGACCAGGAGTCCGTGTTCGACGAGGTCGTACAGGACCTGCGGGGCGAGGTCCGGCAGCGGCCGATGACCCCGAACGACTTCTCCTCCTCCGCGCCGGGCCACGATCTCGTGCGGCCCGCCCGTACCGATGTGCAGGTGCTGGGCCCGGACGGGGCCGTCGTCGACCCCGGGCGACCGGGACTGCCGGTCACGCCGGCCGACCGGCGGATCGCGGCCGACGGGACGGCCGGGCGGATGGTCCAGCACAAGGACGTCGACGTCGGCAGCGACGTCTACCGCGTCGCGACCGTCGCGCTCGGCGGCGGACGGGGCGCGGTGCAGATCGCCCAGGAGTTCAGCGACACCGAGGACCTGCTGCGGGCACTCCAGCAGCGGACACTGCTGCTGATGGCGGCGGTGGTGACCCTGGCGGGGCTCTTCGGCTGGTGGCTGGCCCGGCGTATCACGCGCCGCCTGGTCGTCCTCACCTCCGCCGCCGAGGACGTCGCCCGCACCCGGCGGCTCGGCATCCAGGTGCCGGTCGCCGGCTACGACGAGGTCGGCCGGCTGGGCCGCGCCTTCGACCGCATGCTGGGGCGCCTCGCCCAGTCGGAGGAGGACCAGCGGCGGCTGGTGCAGGACGCGGGCCACGAGCTGCGCACCCCGCTCACCTCACTCCGTACGAACATCTCCCTGCTGCGCCGCATCGACGAACTGCCTCCCGACACCCGTGACGAACTGGTCGCGGACCTGGGCCAGGAGGCGCGTGAACTGACCGACCTCGTCAATGAGCTGGTCGACCTGGCGGCCGGGCAGTCCGACGCCGAGCCGGCCCAGCGGGTGGACCTCGCCGACATCGCCGAGGACGTCGCGGGGCTCGCCCGGCGGCGTACGGGACGGCGGATCGTGGTCCGCGCGTGCGGGGAGACGACGACACAGGGGCGGCCGGCGATGCTCCAGCGCGCGGTGACCAACCTCGTCGAGAACGCGGCGAAGTTCGACCGCGAGGGGACCGCGCCGATCGAGATCAACGTCGCCGGGCCCGCCCGGCCCGGGACGGTGCGCGTCGAGGTCCTCGACCGGGGGCCCGGTATCGCCGAGGACGACCTGATCCGGGTCTTCGACCGCTTCTACCGGGCCGCCGACGCACGGTCGCTGCCGGGGTCCGGGCTGGGGCTGTCGATCGTGCGGGAGGTGGCGTTGTCGCACGGCGGAGCGCCGTTCGCGTTCCGGCGGGACGGGGGCGGGACGGCGATCGGGTTCACGGTGGGCGGTTCCGGCTGA
- a CDS encoding response regulator transcription factor yields MSQTVLLAEDDRAIRHALERALTLEGYQVTAVADGVEALAQAHRTPPDVLVLDVMMPGIDGLQVCRVLRAEGDRTPILMLTALVETQDRIAGLDAGADDYVVKPFDVEEVFARLRALLRRTSEANGAPVDVPKQPQPPAPEPSGRLIEAAGLRMDPQARRAWRGGRELELTRTEFELLELLVRNAGIVLDHSTIYDRIWGYDFGPGSKNLAVYVGYLRRKLDEPGAPQLIHTVRGVGYVLRED; encoded by the coding sequence GTGTCCCAGACTGTTCTCCTCGCCGAAGACGACCGCGCCATCCGCCACGCCCTGGAGCGCGCGCTGACCCTGGAGGGCTACCAGGTCACCGCGGTCGCCGACGGCGTCGAGGCGCTGGCGCAGGCCCATCGCACGCCGCCGGACGTGCTGGTGCTGGACGTGATGATGCCCGGCATCGACGGCCTCCAGGTCTGCCGGGTACTGCGCGCCGAGGGCGACCGCACCCCGATCCTGATGCTGACGGCGCTCGTGGAGACCCAGGACCGCATCGCCGGCCTGGACGCGGGCGCCGACGACTACGTGGTGAAGCCCTTCGACGTCGAGGAGGTGTTCGCCCGGCTGCGCGCCCTGCTGCGCCGCACCAGCGAGGCGAACGGCGCCCCCGTCGACGTACCGAAGCAGCCGCAGCCCCCCGCCCCCGAGCCCTCCGGCCGGCTGATCGAGGCGGCCGGGCTGCGGATGGACCCGCAGGCACGGCGGGCGTGGCGGGGCGGGCGGGAGCTGGAGCTGACACGGACCGAGTTCGAGCTCCTTGAGCTGCTGGTCCGCAACGCCGGCATCGTCCTCGACCACTCCACCATCTACGACCGCATCTGGGGCTACGACTTCGGCCCCGGCTCCAAGAACCTCGCCGTCTACGTCGGCTACCTGCGCCGCAAGCTCGACGAGCCGGGCGCGCCGCAGCTGATCCACACGGTGCGCGGGGTGGGTTACGTGCTGCGGGAGGACTGA
- a CDS encoding LysR family transcriptional regulator has product MDLQQMRYVVAVAETRNFTRAAEHCDVVQSSLSHRIAGLERELGVRLFARSSRRVELTSAGEAFVAAARECLAAADRAVADAAAATGVVRGRLAVGVIVTTAAVDVPELLQRYRARYPDVHVVLRSGRSDELATAIRDGDLDIAFLGLPEGEAPSGVESVVLDHDEHALVVPAGHRLAGASRVRLAEIADETFVDFAAGTPARAQSDRAFAAAGLVRDVAYEAGVVELISRLVARGLGIALLPSAYIGPLAADDPELALVRVLDGPHRLEYLAWSRFNPSPATRAMLDVLGVGRSSGN; this is encoded by the coding sequence GTGGACCTCCAGCAGATGCGTTACGTCGTCGCCGTCGCCGAAACCCGCAACTTCACCCGGGCCGCAGAGCACTGCGACGTGGTGCAGTCGTCGCTCAGTCACCGGATCGCCGGACTGGAACGGGAGCTCGGGGTCCGGCTGTTCGCCCGCTCCAGCCGCCGTGTGGAGCTGACCAGCGCCGGGGAGGCGTTCGTCGCCGCCGCGCGCGAGTGTCTGGCCGCGGCCGACCGCGCGGTCGCCGATGCCGCCGCGGCGACCGGAGTCGTACGGGGCCGGCTCGCCGTCGGTGTGATCGTGACGACGGCTGCCGTGGACGTACCGGAACTGCTGCAGCGGTACCGCGCCCGGTACCCGGACGTCCATGTCGTCCTGCGCTCCGGACGCAGCGACGAACTGGCGACGGCCATCCGCGACGGCGACCTGGACATCGCCTTCCTGGGTCTGCCGGAGGGCGAGGCTCCGTCCGGCGTCGAATCAGTCGTCCTCGATCACGACGAGCACGCCCTCGTCGTGCCGGCCGGGCACCGGCTCGCGGGGGCTTCCCGGGTCAGGCTGGCGGAGATCGCCGACGAGACGTTCGTGGACTTCGCGGCCGGGACACCGGCCCGCGCCCAGTCCGACCGGGCCTTCGCCGCGGCCGGTCTGGTCCGGGACGTCGCGTACGAGGCCGGCGTCGTCGAGCTGATCTCCCGGCTGGTCGCCCGCGGACTCGGCATCGCGCTGCTGCCGTCGGCGTACATCGGCCCGCTGGCCGCCGACGACCCCGAACTGGCCCTGGTCCGGGTGCTCGACGGACCGCATCGCCTGGAGTACCTGGCGTGGAGCCGCTTCAACCCCAGCCCGGCGACGCGGGCGATGCTCGACGTTCTCGGGGTAGGACGTTCCTCAGGGAACTGA
- a CDS encoding ArgE/DapE family deacylase: MLSDVESAVLAGIDEAGIGRTLLELISVPSVTGSAAESELQHLLAGRLERLGLDVDLWSMDLDALRADPGFPGAEAEREEAWGLVGVTEDGGDGPTFVLQGHVDVVPPGDLDAWAGDPFVPRVVGDVVHGRGACDMKAGLVAHLAALTAIRAAGVRLRGRVGVHFVVGEEDGGLGAFGTLRRGHRGDVCVIAEPTGGALVTANAGALTFRIAVPGKAAHGSARDQGTSALDAYLPLHRALARLETERNRDVHPLMAEHPIPYALSVGTLRAGDWASSVPDLLVAQGRLGVRLGEDPAQARAAFEQCVARACAADPWLREHPATVSWPGGQFAGGRLPEGHPLPEVIRGAHADAGGAGGLRECGAPYGSDLRLYAGAGIPTLQFGPGDIRVAHSERERVSLAEVVQAARTLAVTVLRTVGTK, encoded by the coding sequence GTGCTGAGCGACGTGGAGAGCGCTGTACTGGCGGGGATCGACGAGGCCGGGATCGGACGGACGCTGCTGGAGCTGATCTCCGTGCCCAGCGTGACCGGGAGCGCGGCCGAGTCGGAGCTTCAGCATCTGCTGGCGGGGCGGCTGGAGCGGCTCGGCCTCGATGTCGACCTGTGGTCCATGGACCTGGACGCGCTGCGCGCGGACCCCGGGTTCCCGGGGGCGGAGGCCGAACGCGAGGAGGCCTGGGGCCTGGTCGGGGTGACGGAGGACGGCGGCGACGGGCCCACCTTCGTCCTCCAGGGCCACGTGGACGTCGTACCGCCGGGGGACCTGGACGCCTGGGCCGGCGATCCGTTCGTGCCCAGGGTGGTCGGGGATGTCGTCCACGGCCGGGGCGCCTGCGACATGAAGGCCGGCCTGGTGGCCCACCTCGCCGCGCTCACGGCGATACGGGCCGCCGGGGTGCGGCTGCGCGGGCGGGTCGGCGTGCACTTCGTCGTGGGCGAGGAGGACGGCGGCCTCGGCGCGTTCGGCACGCTGCGGCGCGGCCACCGGGGCGACGTCTGCGTCATCGCCGAGCCGACGGGCGGCGCACTCGTCACCGCCAACGCCGGCGCGCTGACCTTCCGTATCGCCGTGCCCGGCAAGGCGGCCCACGGCAGTGCGCGGGACCAGGGCACGAGCGCGCTCGACGCGTATCTGCCGCTGCACCGGGCGCTGGCCCGGCTGGAGACCGAGCGCAACCGGGACGTGCATCCCCTGATGGCCGAGCACCCGATCCCCTACGCGCTGTCGGTGGGGACCCTGCGCGCCGGGGACTGGGCGAGCAGCGTGCCCGATCTGCTGGTCGCCCAGGGGCGGCTGGGGGTGCGGCTGGGGGAGGACCCGGCGCAGGCGCGGGCCGCGTTCGAGCAGTGCGTGGCGCGGGCGTGCGCCGCGGACCCCTGGCTGCGCGAGCATCCGGCGACCGTGAGCTGGCCGGGCGGGCAGTTCGCCGGCGGGCGGCTGCCGGAGGGGCATCCCTTGCCGGAGGTGATCCGGGGCGCCCATGCCGACGCCGGGGGAGCCGGAGGGCTGCGGGAGTGCGGGGCGCCGTACGGGAGCGATCTGCGGCTGTACGCCGGGGCGGGGATCCCGACGTTGCAGTTCGGGCCGGGGGACATCCGGGTGGCGCACAGTGAGCGGGAGCGGGTGTCGCTCGCCGAAGTGGTGCAGGCGGCACGGACGCTGGCGGTGACGGTGCTGCGGACGGTCGGCACGAAGTAG
- a CDS encoding TIGR03086 family metal-binding protein, with protein MDTNSVKTYGIGELLAMARERAVVVVRGISDEALVAPTPCAEYDVKALVNHLYQVIVQFQRLAAKEASDFGDTPDRVTGNAEWREGLALEADRLVAAWSVPGAEEGTTGGMDMPARLVGSMALLDLTVHVWDLARATGQDYPGADEAVVTELAGAVDTLAPTARKMGVFGEPAPEPEGASRFERLLARTGRDPRWR; from the coding sequence ATGGACACGAACAGTGTGAAGACGTACGGCATCGGCGAGCTGCTGGCGATGGCGCGCGAGCGGGCGGTCGTGGTCGTGCGGGGCATCTCCGACGAGGCGCTCGTCGCGCCCACGCCCTGCGCGGAGTACGACGTGAAGGCCCTGGTCAATCACCTCTACCAGGTGATCGTGCAGTTCCAGCGGCTGGCCGCGAAGGAGGCGTCGGACTTCGGCGACACCCCGGACCGGGTCACCGGGAACGCCGAGTGGCGCGAGGGGCTCGCGCTGGAGGCGGACCGGCTGGTGGCGGCCTGGTCCGTCCCCGGCGCCGAGGAGGGGACGACCGGCGGGATGGACATGCCCGCGCGGCTGGTCGGCTCGATGGCGCTGCTCGATCTGACGGTGCATGTGTGGGACCTGGCCCGGGCGACCGGCCAGGACTACCCGGGCGCCGACGAGGCGGTCGTGACGGAGCTCGCCGGCGCGGTGGACACGCTGGCACCGACGGCCAGGAAGATGGGGGTGTTCGGGGAGCCGGCCCCCGAGCCGGAGGGCGCGTCGCGGTTCGAGCGCCTGCTCGCGCGAACCGGCAGGGATCCGCGCTGGCGGTGA
- a CDS encoding NAD(P)-dependent oxidoreductase → MTTRSMKAGMTIAVLGATGMVGSRVIDEAGARGHQVLALSRKPPSQGPNVMPIAVDANDPSALREALTGAAADAVVLTVRTLPVDQELLVGVTRTVLDVAARLGIRVLVVGGAGALRSPDDPDLLVADDPAYVPAEWRAVAAAGTAQLRTCEAHSDADWVYLSPPALLEPGDRTGRYRRGTDTPLTGADGRSRISAEDLAVAVLDELESSGPESRSHPVRRIRHFTVVHCDMSSASAVRHAVGRGCAPGR, encoded by the coding sequence ATGACGACGAGGTCGATGAAGGCAGGCATGACGATCGCCGTACTCGGGGCCACCGGGATGGTCGGCAGCCGGGTGATCGACGAGGCGGGGGCACGCGGACACCAGGTGCTCGCCCTCTCTCGGAAACCCCCGAGCCAGGGCCCGAACGTGATGCCGATCGCGGTCGACGCGAACGACCCCTCCGCCTTACGCGAGGCGCTCACGGGCGCCGCGGCGGACGCCGTCGTGCTCACCGTACGGACGCTTCCGGTCGACCAGGAGTTGCTGGTCGGCGTCACCCGCACGGTGCTGGACGTCGCCGCCCGACTCGGCATCCGCGTCCTCGTCGTCGGCGGCGCCGGCGCGTTGCGCAGCCCGGACGACCCCGACCTCCTGGTGGCCGACGACCCCGCGTACGTGCCGGCCGAGTGGCGGGCCGTGGCGGCGGCCGGAACGGCCCAGTTGCGGACCTGCGAAGCCCACTCCGACGCCGACTGGGTCTATCTGAGCCCACCCGCCCTGCTGGAACCCGGCGACCGGACCGGCCGCTACCGGCGGGGCACCGACACCCCGCTCACCGGCGCGGACGGCCGTTCGCGGATCAGCGCGGAGGACCTGGCGGTCGCGGTGCTCGACGAACTGGAGTCCTCCGGCCCCGAGAGCCGCAGCCACCCTGTCCGCCGCATCCGCCACTTCACGGTCGTCCACTGCGACATGAGTTCAGCGTCGGCAGTCCGGCACGCGGTCGGACGAGGTTGCGCTCCAGGGCGGTGA